In Tachysurus vachellii isolate PV-2020 chromosome 12, HZAU_Pvac_v1, whole genome shotgun sequence, the following are encoded in one genomic region:
- the LOC132854944 gene encoding trace amine-associated receptor 13c-like → MSEILNSPLLQEADLEEYCFPGSNVSCLKASYHKAIQTAVYLFLLFAITITILGNSVVIISIAHFKQLHTPTNILVMSLALADLLLGVIIMPFSMIRSVDGCWYFSEEFCLWHSSFDVFLCTASAFHLICIAIDRYQAVCFPLQYPTRVTMPVAWLMVAISWISAAVYSFGLLISKANVENLDEYIASNYCLGYCNILFNALWSVLDTCIAFMLPLLVMIFLYAKIFLISKKHARKFDGAKQMKNDVTKFSQKAKHENKAAKTLGIVVGAFNLCWMPFYINSLLDPYINFSTPLVLFDIFIWLGYINSALNPIIYGLFYPWFRKTLYLMITLKIFAPNSSDIKVYAG, encoded by the coding sequence ATGTCAGAAATTCTGAATTCACCTTTACTACAAGAAGCAGATTTGGAGGAATACTGTTTTCCTGGTTCAAATGTCTCTTGTTTGAAGGCTTCTTACCACAAAGCAATTCAAACTGCGGTATACCTTTTCCTGCTCTTCGCAATTACTATTACCATTCTAGGGAATTCCGTGGTCATCATCTCTATAGCTCATTTCAAACAACTTCACACACCTACAAACATTTTGGTGATGTCTTTGGCACTGGCAGATCTACTTTTGGGAGTCATCATCATGCCATTCAGCATGATCAGGTCTGTTGATGGCTGCTGGTACTTCAGTGAAGAATTCTGCCTTTGGCATTCTAGTTTTGATGTTTTCCTCTGTACTGCATCAGCCTTCCACTTGATTTGTATTGCAATAGATCGATATCAAGCTGTGTGCTTTCCACTTCAGTACCCTACAAGAGTAACTATGCCTGTTGCATGGCTTATGGTAGCTATAAGTTGGATTTCAGCTGCAGTGTATTCGTTTGGTCTCCTGATTTCAAAAGCCAATGTGGAAAATTTAGACGAATACATTGCATCTAACTATTGCCTGGGATATTGCAACATTTTGTTCAATGCACTATGGTCTGTTCTGGATACATGTATAGCTTTCATGTTGCCTTTACTTGTTATGATTTTTCTTTATGCTAAAATATTTCTCATTTcaaaaaaacatgcaagaaaATTTGATGGTGCAAAGCAGATGAAAAATGATGTGACCAAGTTCTCACAAAAAGCAAAACACGAGAACAAAGCAGCAAAAACTCTTGGTATTGTGGTAGGTGCATTTAATTTATGCTGGATGCCATTTTACATTAATTCTCTCCTTGATCCTTATATAAATTTTTCTACTCCTTTAGtactttttgatatttttatttggttAGGTTACATTAATTCAGCTCTAAATCCCATCATATACGGCCTTTTTTATCCATGGTTTAGGAAAACACTATATCTCATGATTACACTAAAAATATTTGCTCCAAATTCTTCTGACATAAAAGTGTATGCAGGTTGA
- the LOC132854963 gene encoding trace amine-associated receptor 13c-like — MTEAQNLSLLEEVHLEEHCFPDSNFSCLKATYHVTTKTVLYFILVFAMTITVLGNSVVIVSIAHFKQLHTPTNILVMSLAMVDLLLGITVMPFSMIRSVDGCWYYGEELCFLHSSFDMCLTTASIFHLISIAIDRYQAVCYPLQYPTRVTKPVAWFMAVLSWTASVVYSYALLCSKANLEKLDDYILSISCLGYCGLLFNALWAALDACICFFLPCCVMFCLYTQIFFISKKHARKIDSVKQGRNDMNLIKFSQRVKHENKAAKTLGIVVGAFICCWMPFFLTSLLDPFINFATPILLFDVFVWLGYINSTLNPIIYGLFYPWFRKTLYLIVTLKIFGSNSSHMKLYAS; from the coding sequence ATGACAGAAGCTCAAAATTTATCTTTACTAGAAGAAGTACATTTGGAGGAGCACTGTTTTCCTGATTCAAATTTCTCTTGTTTGAAAGCAACTTACCATGTGACAACTAAAACcgtgttatattttatactggTGTTTGCAATGACCATTACAGTTCTAGGGAACTCTGTGGTGATCGTCTCCATAGCTCATTTTAAACAgcttcacacaccaacaaatATTTTGGTGATGTCTCTAGCTATGGTGGATCTGCTTCTGGGAATCACAGTCATGCCATTCAGCATGATAAGGTCTGTGGATGGCTGCTGGTACTATGGTGAAGAATTGTGCTTTTTACACTCTAGTTTTGACATGTGTCTTACTACTGCATCAATTTTTCACCTGATTTCTATTGCAATTGATCGATATCAAGCTGTGTGCTATCCACTTCAGTACCCTACGAGAGTGACTAAACCTGTTGCATGGTTTATGGCAGTTTTGAGTTGGACTGCATCTGTTGTTTATTCTTATGCACTCCTGTGTTCAAAAGCAAATTTGGAAAAATTAGATGATTATATTTTGTCAATAAGTTGCCTGGGATATTGTGGCCTTTTGTTCAATGCACTATGGGCAGCACTGGATGCATGTATATGTTTCTTTTTACCATGCTGTGTTATGTTTTGTctgtacacacaaatattttttatttccaagaAACATGCAAGAAAAATTGACAGTGTGAAGCAGGGCAGAAATGATATGAACTTAATCAAGTTTTCACAAAGAGTGAAACAtgagaacaaggcagcaaaaaCTCTAGGGATTGTTGTAGGTGCCTTCATTTGTTGCTGGATGCCATTTTTCCTTACATCTCTACTTGATCCTTTTATTAATTTTGCCACCCCTATATTACTTTTTGATGTCTTTGTCTGGTTGGGTTATATTAATTCCACTTTAAACCCTATCATATATGGGCTTTTTTATCCATGGTTCAGAAAAACGTTATATCTTATTGTTACGCTAAAGATATTTGGTTCTAATTCTTCTCACATGAAACTGTATGCTTCATGA
- the LOC132854902 gene encoding trace amine-associated receptor 13c-like gives MPEAQNLSLPEEVHLEEHCFPDSNFSCLKASYHVTTKTVLYFILVFAMTITVLGNSVVIVSIAHFKQLHTPTNILVMSLAMVDLLLGITVMPFSMIRSVDGCWYYGEELCFLHSSFDMCLTGASIFHLISIAIDRYQAVCYPLQYPTRVTIPVAWFMAVLSWTASVVYSYTLLCSKANLEKLDDYIVSISCLGYCGLLFNALWAALDACMCFFLPCCVMFCLYTQIFFISKKHARKIDSVKQGRNDMNLIKFSQRVKHENKAAKTLGIVVGAFICCWMPYFLSSLLDPFINFATPLVLYDVFVWLGYINSTLNPIIYGLFYPWFRKTLYLIVTLKIFGSNSSHMKLYA, from the coding sequence ATGCCAGAAGCTCAAAATTTATCTTTACCAGAAGAAGTACATTTGGAGGAGCACTGTTTTCCTGATTCAAATTTCTCTTGTTTGAAAGCGTCTTACCATGTGACAACTAAAACcgtgttatattttatactggTGTTTGCAATGACCATTACAGTTCTAGGGAACTCTGTGGTGATCGTCTCCATAGCTCATTTTAAACAgcttcacacaccaacaaatATTTTGGTGATGTCTCTAGCTATGGTGGATCTGCTTCTGGGAATCACAGTCATGCCATTCAGCATGATAAGGTCTGTGGATGGCTGCTGGTACTATGGTGAAGAATTGTGCTTTTTACACTCTAGTTTTGACATGTGTCTTACTGGTGCATCAATTTTTCACCTGATTTCTATTGCAATTGATCGATATCAAGCTGTGTGCTATCCACTTCAGTACCCTACGAGAGTGACTATACCTGTTGCATGGTTTATGGCAGTTTTGAGTTGGACTGCATCTGTTGTTTATTCTTATACACTCCTGTGTTCAAAAGCAAATTTGGAAAAATTAGATGATTATATTGTGTCAATAAGTTGCCTGGGATATTGTGGCCTTTTGTTCAATGCACTATGGGCAGCACTGGatgcatgtatgtgtttctTTTTACCATGCTGTGTTATGTTTTGTctgtacacacaaatattttttatttccaaaaaacATGCAAGAAAAATTGACAGTGTGAAGCAGGGCAGAAATGATATGAACTTAATCAAGTTTTCACAAAGAGTGAAACAtgagaacaaggcagcaaaaaCTCTGGGGATTGTTGTAGGTGCCTTCATTTGTTGCTGGATGCCATATTTCCTCAGTTCCCTACTTGATCCTTTTATTAATTTTGCCACCCCTTTAGTTCTTTATGATGTCTTTGTCTGGTTGGGTTATATTAATTCCACTTTAAATCCTATCATATATGGGCTTTTTTATCCATGGTTCAGGAAAACGTTATATCTTATTGTTACACTAAAGATATTTGGTTCTAATTCTTCTCATATGAAACTGTatgcataa
- the LOC132854947 gene encoding trace amine-associated receptor 13c-like, with translation MGIFRKVWVFFGARIGHGDMIRSVDGCWYFSKEFCFLHSSFDTCLTGASIFHLISIAIDRYQAVCYPLQYPTRVTKPVAWFMVAVSWTAATVYTLACMFTNASVDSGLTNCLGTCSLFMDSLWAIMSIVTGFFIPCCVMICLYAKIIFISMKHARKIDSVKQGRNDITLGKFSQKVKHENKAAKTLGIVVGAFNCCWMPYFLTSLLDPFINFSTPILLFDVFAWLGYINSTLNPIIYGFFYPWFRKTLSLIVTLKIFAPQSSDMKVYTS, from the exons ATGGGGATTTTCCGTAAGGTCTGGGTCTTCTTCGGAGCTCGGATCGGACATGGCGA CATGATAAGGTCTGTGGATGGCTGCTGGTACTTCAGCAAAGAATTCTGCTTTTTACATTCTAGCTTTGACACGTGTCTCACTGGAGCATCAATTTTTCACCTGATTTCTATTGCAATTGATCGATATCAAGCTGTGTGCTATCCACTTCAGTACCCTACGAGAGTGACTAAACCTGTTGCATGGTTTATGGTAGCTGTGAGTTGGACTGCAGCAACAGTGTACACTCTTGCTTGCATGTTTACAAATGCAAGTGTAGACAGTGGATTAACAAATTGCTTGGGAACTTGTAGCCTGTTTATGGATTCACTGTGGGCTATTATGAGTATAGTTACAGGTTTCTTTATACCATGCTGTGTTATGATTTGTCTGTatgcaaaaataatttttatttcaatgaaGCATGCAAGAAAAATTGACAGTGTGAAGCAGGGCAGAAATGACATTACTTTAGGCAAGTTTTCACAAAAAGTGAAACATGAGAACAAAGCAGCAAAAACTCTGGGGATTGTTGTAGGTGCCTTCAACTGTTGCTGGATGCCATATTTCCTTACATCTCTACTTGATCCTTTTATTAACTTTTCCACCCCTATATTACTTTTTGATGTCTTTGCCTGGTTGGGTTATATTAATTCCACTTTAAACCCTATCATATATGGCTTTTTCTATCCCTGGTTCAGAAAAACACTGTCTCTCATTGTCACACTAAAGATATTTGCTCCACAATCCTCTGACATGAAAGTGTATACATCATAA
- the LOC132854945 gene encoding trace amine-associated receptor 13c-like, which produces MPEILNSSLLQEADLEEYCFPGSNLSCLKASYHKAIQTAVYLFLLFAITITILGNSVVIISIAHFKQLHTPTNILVMSLALADLLLGVIIMPFSMIRSVDGCWYFSEEFCLWHTSFDAFLSNASAFHLICIAIDRYQAVCFPLQYPTRVTMPVAWLMVTISWISAAVYSFGLLISKANVENLDEYIASIYCLGYCNILFNALWSVLDTCLAFMLPLFVMIFLYAKIFFISKKHARKFDGAKQMKNDVTKFSQKAKHENKAAKTLGIVVGAFNLCWMPFYINSLLDPYINFSTPLVLFDIFTWLGYINSALNPIIYGLFYPWFRKTLYLMITLKIFAPNSSDIKVYAG; this is translated from the coding sequence ATGCCAGAAATTCTGAATTCATCTTTACTACAAGAAGCAGATTTGGAGGAATACTGTTTTCCTGGTTCAAATCTCTCTTGTTTGAAGGCTTCTTACCACAAAGCAATTCAAACTGCGGTATACCTTTTCCTGCTCTTCGCAATTACTATTACCATTCTAGGGAATTCCGTGGTCATCATCTCTATAGCTCATTTCAAACAACTTCACACACCTACAAACATTTTGGTGATGTCTTTGGCACTGGCAGATCTGCTTTTGGGAGTCATCATCATGCCATTCAGCATGATCAGGTCTGTTGATGGCTGCTGGTACTTCAGTGAAGAATTCTGCCTTTGGCATACTAGTTTTGATGCTTTCCTCTCAAATGCATCAGCCTTCCACTTGATTTGTATTGCAATAGATCGATATCAAGCTGTGTGCTTTCCACTTCAGTACCCTACAAGAGTAACTATGCCTGTTGCATGGCTTATGGTAACTATAAGTTGGATTTCAGCTGCAGTGTATTCGTTTGGTCTCCTGATTTCAAAAGCCAATGTGGAAAATTTAGATGAATACATTGCATCTATCTATTGCCTGGGATATTGCAACATTTTGTTCAATGCACTATGGTCTGTCCTGGATACATGTTTAGCTTTCATGTTGCCTTTATTTGTTATGATTTTTCTTTAtgctaaaatatttttcatttcaaaaaaacatgcaagaaaATTTGATGGTGCAAAGCAGATGAAAAATGATGTGACCAAGTTCTCACAAAAAGCAAAACACGAGAACAAAGCAGCAAAAACTCTTGGTATTGTGGTAGGTGCATTTAATTTATGCTGGATGCCATTTTACATTAATTCTCTCCTTGATCCTTATATAAATTTTTCTACTCCTTTAGtactttttgatatttttacttGGTTAGGTTACATTAATTCAGCTCTAAATCCCATCATATACGGTCTTTTTTATCCATGGTTTAGGAAAACACTATATCTCATGATTACACTAAAAATATTTGCTCCAAATTCTTCTGACATAAAAGTGTATGCAGGTTAA
- the LOC132854864 gene encoding trace amine-associated receptor 4-like, whose product MDTLFMNNTDVEVLLLCFPHQPDSCFKTTRFFIIRVAMYFLTLTAILMTVFGNLLVIITISHFKQLHSPTNFIILSLAFVDFMLGCLVMPFSMVRWVEGCWFLGDLFCQIHSSLDMTLSIASILHLCLVSVDRYMAITDPLGYKMKVTNEKTLVCIAFVWIFSCMFSFGIVFSKINIAGLDEQMLNMCIGNCVLIFNKEWGIIAPLLNFYIPGAIMTCLYLKIFHVARKQAKLISDRTAVLTSCETKKQVSEQRERKAAKTLGIVMGVFLLCWLPFFLTTVIDPFLNFSTPLDVFDALVWFGYFNSMFNPLIYGFFYPRFQKAFKIIIVRYLFCLKSSNNLVLQ is encoded by the coding sequence ATGGACACACTATTCATGAATAACACTGATGTGGAGGTTTTGCTGCTCTGCTTCCCACACCAGCCTGACTCCTGCTTTAAAACAACACGTTTCTTTATCATTAGAGTGGCCATGTATTTTTTAACACTAACTGCTATCCTTATGACTGTTTTTGGGAATCTGTTGGTCATTATCacaatttcacattttaaacagcTGCATTCGCCGACTAACTTCATCATTCTATCCTTGGCTTTCGTGGACTTCATGTTGGGCTGTCTGGTCATGCCTTTCAGTATGGTGCGTTGGGTGGAAGGCTGCTGGTTCCTGGGAGATCTGTTTTGTCAAATCCATTCCAGTTTAGACATGACACTAAGTATTGCCTCCATTCTGCACCTGTGTTTGGTTTCTGTGGACAGGTACATGGCCATTACTGACCCCCTGGGTTATAAGATGAAGGTGACAAATGAAAAAACTTTAGTGTGTATTGCTTTTGTTTGGATATTTTCTTGCATGTTCAGCTTTGGAATTGTGTTTTCCAAAATTAACATTGCTGGTCTGGATGAGCAAATGCTAAACATGTGTATTGGAAactgtgttttaatttttaacaagGAATGGGGTATTATCGCTCCACTTCTTAACTTTTATATTCCTGGAGCTATAATGACCTGCTTGTACCTTAAAATTTTTCATGTTGcaagaaaacaagcaaaattaatttctGATAGAACTGCTGTGCTCACATCTtgtgagacaaaaaaacaagtatcagaacagagggagagaaaagcaGCTAAAACTCTGGGCATCGTCATGGGTGTTTTCCTTTTGTGCTGGCTACCTTTTTTTCTCACTACTGTTATTGATCCATTTCTCAACTTTTCAACCCCTCTCGATGTTTTTGATGCACTGGTCTGGTTTGGTTACTTTAATTCTATGTTTAACCCTCTGATATATGGATTTTTCTATCCACGTTTTCAAAAGGCATTTAAGATCATTATTGTAAGATACCTTTTCTGCTTGAAAAGCTCAAACAACTTAGTGCTTCAGTGA